From the Vibrio algarum genome, one window contains:
- a CDS encoding efflux RND transporter periplasmic adaptor subunit gives MKLKPLPILVTLVSIACLGSTIAYTGSQLADKKGPPSQNAHRSSNVPKAVQEEMIAASAPSVVVLEVKADTYKALVKGYGEASAHYAITYSAEVSGRVEKLMPRFETGKLVKKGDVLATLENTTYLQAVAAAKSDLAQAELDLLEEERTGEQARLEWKRSGMTGEPNSPLVLREPQLAAQIAVVENAKYSLKKAQQDLAKTVIKAPFDALVVERNIQPGSYAQVGTSVAELYSTDLVEIEIPLSMKQWQSLPKLTNSDISNKDNAKWPVTLYSSDGENSWQGYVTRVEQHVDVASRQRSLVIAVDKPFEQDVGLFPGTFVQAHIEGAILDNTWELPASAISQQGDIWYLTEDNLLNKVPAKKVFEKSGSVYVSPIEDISSAQIIKRPLSNYVVGMLMTPKLEG, from the coding sequence ATGAAACTTAAACCATTACCGATTCTTGTCACGCTAGTTTCTATCGCATGTTTAGGCAGTACCATTGCGTATACGGGGTCTCAACTCGCTGACAAAAAAGGTCCACCGTCACAAAATGCTCATCGCTCTTCTAATGTGCCGAAAGCGGTTCAAGAAGAGATGATAGCGGCAAGTGCACCGAGCGTCGTTGTACTCGAAGTCAAAGCCGATACGTATAAGGCATTAGTGAAAGGTTACGGTGAAGCATCTGCCCATTATGCTATTACCTATAGTGCAGAAGTGAGTGGCAGGGTTGAAAAGCTTATGCCTCGTTTCGAAACGGGTAAGTTAGTTAAAAAAGGTGATGTTTTAGCAACACTTGAAAATACCACCTATTTGCAGGCTGTTGCGGCCGCTAAATCCGATTTAGCTCAAGCTGAACTTGATTTGTTAGAAGAAGAAAGAACAGGAGAACAAGCGCGATTAGAATGGAAACGTTCAGGTATGACTGGAGAACCTAATTCCCCTTTAGTGTTAAGAGAACCTCAACTTGCGGCACAAATAGCAGTAGTAGAAAATGCCAAATATAGTCTAAAGAAAGCCCAGCAAGATTTGGCGAAAACGGTAATCAAGGCCCCATTTGATGCGTTGGTGGTTGAAAGAAACATTCAACCAGGTAGTTACGCACAAGTGGGTACATCAGTAGCAGAACTATACAGTACAGATTTGGTTGAAATTGAAATCCCATTATCAATGAAACAGTGGCAATCACTGCCAAAATTAACGAACAGCGATATCTCCAACAAAGATAATGCAAAATGGCCAGTTACTTTGTATAGCTCAGATGGTGAGAATAGCTGGCAAGGGTATGTTACTCGTGTTGAGCAGCATGTAGATGTAGCGTCTCGTCAACGATCATTGGTTATTGCCGTTGATAAGCCTTTCGAGCAAGACGTAGGTCTGTTCCCAGGAACGTTTGTTCAGGCACATATCGAAGGCGCAATATTAGACAATACATGGGAGTTACCAGCGTCGGCAATTTCACAGCAAGGTGATATCTGGTATTTAACGGAAGATAATCTGCTTAATAAGGTGCCAGCTAAAAAGGTATTTGAAAAATCAGGTTCTGTTTATGTGTCACCAATTGAAGATATCAGTTCGGCTCAAATCATTAAAAGACCATTAAGTAATTACGTCGTTGGTATGCTTATGACTCCTAAGCTTGAAGGGTAA
- a CDS encoding TolC family protein produces MKSYGKMSRSLVALAIVSLMGCSSSPDKNFQELAKQSLEQQIQWNAAQSEATEVVSLTELMNIPELDMLINQAMEKNPSLQQTLMALKIVYAERDATNSSRIPSLTAGYDADKEEESDASYSADLTVSWEVDLWNKIGNETNAADKDIASSIANYQSATDTLAANIMRAWLQISLQKQLVDIEKQRLQITEDNESLILEKYRAGLGDLEDLDTARTDSASTRATLANYTEVLAQNERSLALLIGTMGGDQSFNVSAEFPDVITPLVSLPEQDLSRRPDLKSAFYDLEAEEFRTDAAYKALLPSISLSVALSDTASSPTSALLTSPLWSLLGQLSAPIFDGGYLQSQVDIAEMTTEKAYWVYQETLLNAVNEVENALGQEKSLAEQQRHLELALESAKRSFANYQEKYREGLVDISDLISVQTNGFDVKANLTQVIYNRLVNRIDLGLALGLGVSS; encoded by the coding sequence ATGAAGTCTTATGGAAAAATGAGTCGTTCCCTCGTCGCACTGGCTATTGTCAGTTTAATGGGGTGCAGTTCATCACCGGATAAGAATTTTCAAGAACTTGCTAAGCAGTCCCTTGAACAGCAAATACAGTGGAACGCTGCGCAGTCAGAGGCAACAGAGGTTGTTAGTCTAACGGAATTAATGAATATTCCCGAATTAGATATGTTGATTAATCAAGCAATGGAGAAGAATCCAAGCTTGCAGCAAACCTTAATGGCTTTAAAAATTGTTTATGCAGAACGCGATGCCACAAATAGCTCTCGAATCCCTTCATTAACAGCGGGATACGATGCGGATAAAGAAGAAGAATCGGATGCATCATACAGTGCGGATCTTACCGTCAGCTGGGAAGTGGACCTGTGGAATAAAATCGGCAATGAGACGAACGCAGCCGACAAAGACATTGCTAGCAGCATTGCCAATTATCAAAGTGCAACCGATACTTTAGCCGCTAACATTATGCGTGCGTGGCTACAGATTAGCTTACAAAAACAGTTAGTGGATATTGAAAAGCAAAGACTACAGATAACCGAAGACAATGAAAGCCTCATCCTAGAAAAATACCGTGCAGGGTTAGGTGATCTAGAAGATTTAGACACCGCTAGAACAGACAGTGCTTCAACCCGCGCAACGTTAGCGAATTATACTGAAGTGCTAGCTCAAAATGAGAGAAGTCTTGCTTTACTCATTGGTACCATGGGAGGTGATCAGAGTTTCAATGTTAGCGCTGAATTTCCCGACGTTATTACACCGCTGGTCTCTCTTCCTGAACAGGATTTATCAAGACGACCCGACTTGAAAAGCGCTTTTTATGATTTAGAAGCAGAAGAATTTAGAACGGACGCGGCGTACAAGGCACTTCTACCCTCTATCAGTTTATCCGTTGCCCTCTCCGATACTGCCTCTTCTCCAACCTCTGCATTGTTAACCAGTCCATTATGGAGCCTGCTTGGTCAGTTGTCCGCCCCTATCTTTGACGGTGGTTACTTACAGTCACAAGTTGATATTGCTGAAATGACGACAGAGAAAGCCTATTGGGTTTATCAAGAAACATTATTGAATGCGGTAAACGAAGTTGAGAACGCGCTTGGTCAAGAAAAATCATTAGCGGAACAACAGCGACATTTAGAACTTGCACTTGAAAGTGCGAAACGCAGTTTTGCTAATTACCAGGAAAAATATAGAGAAGGCTTGGTAGATATCTCTGATTTGATTTCTGTTCAAACCAATGGGTTTGATGTTAAAGCGAACCTTACTCAAGTTATTTATAACCGTTTAGTAAACCGAATTGATTTAGGCCTAGCATTGGGCTTAGGAGTATCCTCATGA
- a CDS encoding ABC transporter permease: MSRFPSYYSPMQKLGSISLSLSAYLVLAFLMLPILVIIPLSFNSEPFFSFTEGMLALDPEAYSIKWYQQIWNDDKWMLAIKNSFLIGIASTIIATVLGTLAAIGMSNSNMPFQRAIMALLLSPMIVPLIITAAGMFFFYTQLNLAGTYLGVIIAHAVLGTPFVIITVNAALAGFDLSLVNASLGMGAKPGYTFFKIIMPLIRPGVISGALFAFVTSFDEVVVVLFLAGPEQRTIPRQMFSGLREQINPTILAVATLLVVVSMLLLLTMEYLRARSESIRLGEK, encoded by the coding sequence ATGTCACGTTTTCCAAGTTATTACTCACCAATGCAGAAGTTAGGGTCAATAAGTCTCTCTTTAAGTGCTTATTTAGTGTTGGCCTTTTTGATGTTACCAATATTGGTAATTATCCCACTTTCATTCAACTCTGAGCCGTTTTTCTCTTTCACTGAAGGGATGTTAGCCCTCGATCCAGAGGCATATTCAATCAAGTGGTATCAGCAGATTTGGAATGACGACAAATGGATGTTAGCGATAAAGAACAGTTTTTTAATCGGTATTGCTTCGACAATAATTGCGACAGTGTTGGGCACACTTGCCGCTATTGGTATGAGCAACTCTAATATGCCGTTTCAGCGTGCGATTATGGCGTTACTGCTTTCACCTATGATTGTGCCATTGATCATCACTGCGGCTGGGATGTTCTTCTTTTATACTCAACTGAATCTGGCAGGGACGTATCTTGGGGTTATCATCGCTCACGCCGTATTGGGGACGCCCTTTGTTATCATTACGGTAAACGCGGCATTAGCTGGATTCGATTTATCTCTTGTTAACGCTTCGTTAGGTATGGGGGCAAAACCAGGTTATACATTTTTTAAGATAATTATGCCGTTGATTCGCCCTGGTGTTATTTCTGGTGCTTTGTTCGCGTTTGTAACATCGTTTGACGAAGTGGTTGTCGTACTTTTTCTTGCAGGGCCTGAACAGCGGACTATCCCTCGACAAATGTTTTCTGGACTGCGTGAGCAAATTAACCCAACAATTTTAGCGGTCGCGACCTTATTGGTGGTTGTGTCGATGTTGCTGTTACTCACGATGGAATACTTACGCGCACGCTCCGAAAGTATTCGTTTAGGTGAGAAATAA
- a CDS encoding ABC transporter permease yields the protein MSAQLNAEEKAHFQKQLKRKKLKLLAFTLPLLCFVLLAFIAPIATMLYRSVYHPTVAQLIPETLTSMKGWDAKQGGMPPRSTIAVFSQELQVLANERLSGKLAEELNRAIPGSSSLIKSTSRKLKKIPTEELVNGEGEQLLASHKKWHNPDLWSAMYQLGGVWTDRFYLTSMDLKRNKAGDIEARDTQIYLKLYWRSIRIAFTITLLTAILAFPLSYYLAQASSKKANTLIVFVLLPFWTSLLVRTTSWIALLQTNGVVNSTLQSIGIIREPLELLYTEFATVISMTHILLPFMVLPLYSVMKNIDPSYFRAALSLGSKPLPAFYKIYFPMTLPGLSAGALLVFIISIGYYITPALVGGTDGQMISNIIAFHMQSSNNWELAAALGSLLLVLIILLYWVYDRSVGVKNIKLG from the coding sequence ATGTCAGCACAACTTAATGCGGAAGAGAAAGCGCATTTTCAGAAACAACTGAAACGAAAAAAACTGAAGTTGTTAGCGTTTACGTTACCACTTTTGTGTTTTGTCTTGCTGGCATTTATTGCACCGATTGCCACTATGTTGTATCGAAGTGTTTATCACCCCACTGTGGCTCAGTTGATTCCTGAAACACTAACGTCCATGAAGGGGTGGGATGCAAAGCAGGGTGGAATGCCACCTCGTTCTACGATTGCGGTTTTTAGCCAAGAACTACAAGTATTAGCCAACGAGCGACTTTCTGGCAAACTCGCAGAAGAACTAAATAGGGCAATACCGGGCTCATCGAGCCTAATAAAATCTACCTCGCGTAAGCTAAAAAAGATACCGACAGAAGAGCTAGTGAATGGGGAAGGCGAGCAATTGCTTGCTAGCCATAAGAAGTGGCATAACCCAGATCTCTGGAGTGCAATGTACCAACTTGGTGGTGTTTGGACAGATAGATTTTATCTGACGTCAATGGATCTTAAGCGTAATAAAGCAGGAGATATTGAAGCCAGAGACACTCAAATATATCTTAAACTGTATTGGCGCAGTATCCGCATCGCTTTTACGATTACGCTACTTACGGCCATTCTCGCTTTCCCTCTCTCGTACTATTTGGCGCAAGCGAGTTCTAAAAAAGCCAATACACTGATTGTTTTTGTATTATTGCCATTTTGGACTTCATTACTGGTAAGAACCACGTCTTGGATTGCTTTGCTGCAAACTAACGGGGTAGTGAATTCGACATTGCAATCGATAGGGATAATTCGTGAACCCTTGGAACTCTTGTATACCGAGTTTGCGACCGTTATCTCCATGACCCATATACTTTTACCATTTATGGTTTTACCACTTTATAGTGTGATGAAAAATATCGACCCCAGTTACTTTAGAGCGGCATTGTCTCTTGGCTCAAAGCCACTTCCTGCCTTTTACAAAATCTATTTTCCGATGACATTACCCGGCCTTAGTGCTGGTGCGCTTTTGGTTTTTATTATTTCGATTGGTTACTACATTACCCCTGCATTGGTGGGAGGCACAGACGGGCAGATGATAAGTAATATTATCGCCTTCCACATGCAATCTTCTAACAACTGGGAACTGGCCGCAGCGCTAGGCAGTTTGCTGCTGGTATTAATTATATTGTTGTACTGGGTTTATGACCGCAGCGTCGGTGTTAAAAATATTAAATTGGGGTAA